From one Candidatus Rhodoluna planktonica genomic stretch:
- a CDS encoding acetolactate synthase large subunit — protein MTNEILTGAQAIIRSLEMLGIEDVFGLPGGAILPTYDPLMDSKKIRHILVRHEQGAGHAAEGYAAASGKLGVCIATSGPGATNLVTAIADAHMDSVPLLAITGQVGSHLIGTDAFQEADIVGITMPITKHSFLVTKAEDVPATIAAAVLIATTGRPGPVLVDVTKDAQQGKAEFIWPPKVDLPGYKPVTKPHGKQIQAAAQMILESKKPVLYVGGGVIRAGAHKELLKLAELIGAPVVTTLMARGAFPDSHPQNLGMPGMHGTVPAVTALQKSDLLITLGARFDDRVTGDVKSFAVGAKVIHVDIDPAEIGKIRFADVPIVGDAKEVIGELNQELTHSLKSSILELGEWWKFLNNLRENYPLGYTSAGDGKLSPQYVITRIGELTGPEGIYAAGVGQHQMWSAQFIKYERPNAWLNSGGAGTMGYSVPAAMGAKVAEPERVVWAIDGDGCFQMTNQELATCTINNIPIKVAIINNSSLGMVRQWQTLFYDKRYSNTDLHTGTDAMMVPDFVKLGEAYGCLAIRVEKEEEIDAAIKLALETNDRPVVIDFIVSRDAMVWPMVAAGVSNDEIQYARDAAPIWDGRE, from the coding sequence ATGACTAACGAGATACTTACCGGCGCTCAGGCCATTATTCGAAGCCTGGAAATGCTGGGCATCGAAGATGTCTTCGGTTTGCCCGGTGGAGCAATTTTGCCCACCTACGATCCGCTGATGGATTCGAAGAAGATTAGACACATCCTGGTTCGCCACGAGCAGGGTGCCGGTCACGCTGCTGAGGGCTACGCTGCAGCAAGCGGCAAACTTGGTGTTTGCATCGCAACCTCGGGCCCTGGTGCAACCAACTTGGTCACCGCAATTGCCGATGCTCACATGGATTCAGTTCCGCTTCTGGCTATCACCGGTCAGGTTGGTTCACACCTAATCGGAACCGATGCTTTCCAGGAAGCTGACATTGTCGGTATCACCATGCCAATTACCAAGCACTCGTTCCTTGTAACCAAAGCTGAAGATGTGCCGGCAACTATTGCAGCCGCTGTGCTGATTGCCACAACCGGTCGTCCCGGTCCGGTTTTGGTTGACGTAACTAAAGATGCTCAGCAGGGCAAAGCCGAATTTATCTGGCCGCCCAAAGTAGATCTTCCCGGTTATAAGCCGGTTACCAAGCCACACGGCAAGCAGATCCAAGCTGCTGCGCAGATGATTCTCGAATCAAAAAAGCCAGTGCTCTATGTCGGTGGCGGTGTCATCCGAGCCGGAGCGCACAAAGAATTGCTGAAGCTTGCCGAACTTATCGGTGCTCCAGTCGTTACCACGCTTATGGCTCGCGGTGCCTTCCCTGATTCGCACCCGCAAAACCTAGGCATGCCTGGCATGCACGGAACCGTGCCTGCAGTAACTGCTTTGCAAAAGAGTGATTTGCTAATCACCCTGGGTGCAAGATTTGACGACCGCGTCACCGGCGATGTGAAGAGCTTTGCGGTCGGCGCCAAAGTCATTCACGTCGACATTGACCCAGCTGAAATCGGCAAAATTCGTTTCGCTGATGTGCCAATTGTTGGCGACGCTAAAGAGGTCATTGGTGAGTTGAACCAAGAACTGACTCACTCGCTGAAGAGCTCGATACTAGAGCTGGGTGAGTGGTGGAAGTTCTTGAACAACCTTCGCGAAAACTATCCGTTGGGTTACACCTCGGCTGGCGACGGAAAACTTTCGCCGCAGTACGTTATTACTCGCATCGGTGAGTTGACCGGGCCGGAAGGAATTTACGCGGCCGGTGTTGGTCAGCACCAAATGTGGTCTGCCCAGTTCATCAAGTATGAGCGCCCGAATGCTTGGCTAAACTCTGGTGGTGCCGGCACCATGGGTTACTCGGTTCCTGCTGCAATGGGTGCCAAAGTGGCCGAGCCAGAGCGTGTCGTTTGGGCAATTGACGGCGATGGCTGTTTCCAAATGACCAACCAAGAATTGGCTACCTGCACCATCAACAACATTCCAATCAAGGTTGCGATCATCAACAACTCTTCGCTGGGAATGGTTCGTCAGTGGCAAACCCTGTTCTACGACAAGCGTTACTCGAACACCGATTTGCACACCGGAACAGACGCCATGATGGTTCCAGATTTCGTCAAGTTGGGCGAAGCCTACGGCTGCTTGGCCATCCGCGTTGAAAAAGAAGAAGAGATCGATGCCGCTATCAAGCTGGCCCTCGAAACCAACGATCGACCAGTGGTAATCGACTTCATTGTCAGCCGCGACGCCATGGTTTGGCCGATGGTTGCCGCCGGCGTATCAAACGATGAAATTCAATACGCCAGAGATGCAGCACCGATCTGGGACGGCAGGGAGTAA
- the ilvN gene encoding acetolactate synthase small subunit, with translation MSKHVLSLLVEDKPGLLTRVAGLFARRGFNIESLAVGVTEIEGLSRITVVVSVEGAPLEQVTKQINKLVNVIKVVELDAEQAVQRDHMLIKVKTEASTRSQVLEAVTLFRARVIDVVSDAVIIEVTGDSAKCAALIKVLEPFGIKELVQSGVLAMGRGSKSITEKVLK, from the coding sequence ATGAGCAAGCATGTACTTTCGCTGCTGGTTGAAGACAAACCAGGTTTGCTTACCCGCGTTGCCGGCCTTTTCGCTCGCCGCGGCTTCAACATCGAATCGCTAGCAGTTGGTGTTACCGAAATTGAGGGGCTCTCTCGAATCACCGTTGTGGTGAGCGTTGAGGGTGCGCCGCTTGAGCAGGTCACCAAGCAGATCAACAAATTGGTTAACGTAATCAAGGTTGTCGAGCTCGACGCCGAACAGGCCGTGCAGCGCGACCACATGCTGATCAAGGTGAAAACCGAGGCCAGCACCCGCTCCCAAGTTCTAGAAGCGGTAACCTTGTTCCGTGCTCGCGTCATCGATGTTGTGAGCGATGCGGTAATCATCGAGGTCACCGGCGACAGTGCTAAATGCGCTGCGCTGATCAAAGTTCTTGAACCATTCGGCATCAAGGAACTCGTACAGTCTGGCGTTTTGGCAATGGGTCGTGGCTCAAAGTCAATCACCGAGAAAGTGCTCAAGTAA
- the ilvD gene encoding dihydroxy-acid dehydratase, with translation MSVDIKPRSRDVTDGIEKAASRGMLRAVGMGDEDWVKPQIGIASSWNEITPCNLSLDRLAQAAKEGVHQGGGYPLEFGTISVSDGISMGHEGMHFSLVSREVIADSVETVMQAERLDGSVLLAGCDKSLPGMLMAAARLDLASVFLYAGSIMPGWVRLEDGTEKQVTIIDAFEAVGACKAGKMSEEDLGRIERAICPGEGACGGMYTANTMASAAEALGMSLPGSAAPPSADRRRDNWAHRSGEAVVNLLRLGITARDILTKKAFENAIAVTMAFGGSTNAVLHLLAIAREADVDLTLDDFNRIADKVPHLGDLKPFGQYVMTDVDRVGGVPVVMKALLDAGLIHGDALTVTGKTVAENLAGINPPDPDGKIIRSLNNPIHKTGGISILKGSLAPEGAVVKTAGFDLEEFTGTARVFERERAAMDALTEGKIGKGDVVVIRYEGPKGGPGMREMLAITGAIKGAGLGKDVLLLTDGRFSGGTTGLCIGHIAPEATEGGPIALVRDGDLIRVNIAARSLELLVEPEELAARKQDWQPLPPRYTRGVLAKYSKLVHSAAEGAVCG, from the coding sequence ATGTCTGTAGATATCAAGCCGCGCTCTCGCGACGTAACCGATGGAATCGAAAAAGCAGCCTCTCGAGGCATGCTTCGTGCTGTTGGTATGGGAGATGAAGACTGGGTCAAACCACAAATCGGTATCGCCAGTTCTTGGAACGAAATCACCCCCTGTAACCTTTCGCTTGATCGACTAGCTCAGGCTGCAAAAGAAGGTGTGCACCAGGGTGGCGGCTACCCGCTCGAATTCGGCACCATCTCGGTATCCGATGGAATCTCGATGGGGCACGAGGGCATGCACTTCTCGCTGGTCTCACGCGAGGTAATCGCCGACTCGGTTGAAACCGTGATGCAGGCAGAGCGTCTAGACGGCTCGGTGCTTTTGGCCGGTTGCGACAAGTCGCTGCCCGGAATGTTGATGGCGGCAGCCCGCCTCGATCTAGCTTCGGTATTTCTTTACGCCGGTTCGATCATGCCTGGTTGGGTGCGTCTCGAAGACGGCACCGAGAAGCAGGTAACCATCATCGATGCTTTCGAAGCAGTCGGTGCCTGCAAAGCCGGAAAAATGTCTGAAGAAGACCTAGGCCGCATTGAGCGAGCCATCTGCCCAGGCGAAGGCGCCTGCGGCGGCATGTACACTGCAAACACCATGGCCTCAGCAGCAGAGGCTCTAGGCATGAGCCTTCCAGGCTCGGCAGCACCACCTTCGGCTGACCGTCGTCGCGACAACTGGGCACACCGCTCGGGTGAAGCTGTAGTGAATCTTTTGCGTTTGGGTATCACCGCTCGCGACATTTTGACCAAGAAAGCGTTTGAAAACGCAATCGCGGTGACCATGGCTTTCGGTGGTTCCACCAACGCCGTGCTACACCTGCTAGCAATTGCTCGCGAGGCAGATGTCGACCTAACCCTCGACGACTTCAACCGAATTGCCGATAAGGTTCCGCACCTGGGCGACCTAAAGCCTTTCGGCCAGTACGTGATGACCGACGTTGACCGTGTCGGTGGCGTTCCGGTGGTTATGAAGGCCTTGCTCGACGCAGGTCTAATTCACGGTGATGCCCTCACCGTTACCGGCAAGACTGTGGCCGAGAACCTCGCTGGCATCAACCCGCCAGACCCAGACGGCAAGATCATCCGCTCACTGAACAATCCAATTCACAAGACCGGTGGTATCTCAATCCTCAAGGGCTCACTGGCTCCAGAGGGCGCGGTAGTTAAGACCGCCGGTTTCGACCTCGAAGAATTCACCGGTACCGCTCGCGTGTTCGAACGCGAACGTGCTGCCATGGATGCACTGACCGAAGGCAAAATCGGCAAGGGCGACGTTGTGGTAATCCGCTACGAAGGTCCAAAGGGTGGCCCAGGTATGCGTGAGATGCTAGCCATCACCGGAGCAATTAAGGGTGCCGGTTTGGGCAAAGATGTCCTACTATTGACTGACGGACGATTCTCAGGCGGCACAACCGGCCTCTGCATCGGCCACATTGCACCAGAGGCCACCGAAGGTGGACCAATTGCTCTGGTTCGCGATGGCGACTTGATTCGAGTCAACATCGCTGCTCGTTCGCTCGAACTACTCGTTGAGCCTGAAGAGCTGGCTGCCCGCAAGCAGGATTGGCAGCCGCTTCCACCTCGTTACACCCGAGGTGTTCTCGCGAAATATTCCAAGCTCGTTCACTCTGCAGCAGAGGGAGCAGTCTGCGGCTAG
- a CDS encoding phytoene/squalene synthase family protein, giving the protein MDSNNDATQSTNLQRYRAAAEHAAAMVIRDYSTSFGWASKLLPAATRTHIANIYAMVRVADEVVDGSAVEAMGKGSMARAEKLLNAYEDEIYQALEIGFSTDLVVQAFSSSARALGIGRDLIEPFFDSMRMDLNPVVYDQAAYEKYIYGSAEVVGLMCVKAFVAADKSAWPYEQLVTPARALGSAFQKVNFLRDLAADFQTLGRCYFPGIDPLNFSEADKTALVAEIDSEIRVAMSGIPGLPKSARKAVSAALLFFDALNREIENTSASKLVSTRVRVSDPKKILILIKAISGATPK; this is encoded by the coding sequence GTGGACTCCAACAACGACGCGACCCAGTCGACGAACCTGCAACGCTATCGAGCCGCCGCAGAGCACGCCGCAGCCATGGTCATTCGCGACTACTCGACATCCTTTGGTTGGGCTTCAAAACTTTTGCCTGCAGCAACCCGCACGCACATCGCAAACATCTATGCGATGGTCCGTGTGGCCGATGAAGTTGTCGACGGTTCAGCGGTTGAGGCCATGGGTAAAGGCAGTATGGCTCGCGCCGAGAAGTTGCTCAACGCCTACGAAGACGAAATTTATCAGGCACTCGAAATTGGCTTCAGCACCGATTTAGTAGTTCAAGCATTTAGTTCTTCGGCCCGCGCGCTGGGAATCGGACGCGACCTAATCGAACCGTTTTTCGATTCAATGCGCATGGACCTCAACCCGGTTGTCTACGATCAGGCCGCCTATGAGAAATACATTTACGGCTCAGCTGAAGTTGTCGGTCTGATGTGCGTGAAAGCTTTCGTGGCAGCCGATAAGAGCGCTTGGCCTTATGAACAACTCGTGACTCCAGCTCGGGCACTTGGCTCGGCATTTCAGAAGGTAAATTTCTTGCGCGATTTGGCCGCAGATTTTCAAACCCTCGGCCGATGCTACTTTCCGGGCATTGACCCGCTGAATTTCAGCGAAGCTGACAAAACCGCGCTGGTTGCCGAAATCGATTCTGAAATTCGCGTCGCAATGAGCGGAATCCCGGGGCTGCCGAAATCAGCTAGGAAGGCAGTTTCCGCAGCTTTGCTTTTCTTCGATGCTTTGAATCGAGAAATTGAGAATACTTCGGCTAGCAAATTGGTTAGCACCCGAGTACGCGTTTCCGACCCCAAGAAAATCCTCATCCTCATAAAAGCAATTTCAGGAGCGACCCCCAAATGA
- a CDS encoding dihydrofolate reductase family protein, with protein MTDVVFYAAVSLDGFLAGKNGDMSWAEKYLGGDDDFGYLDLVRNSSAMLMGRKTFEFELSAGADVDRILPTYVFTSQPLRFDGLDTSKVNFIGGDLREVVQHISNKHPGQIFVSGGAELVDGLLTMGLLDEMRLFITPDLLGQGLRLFKGSRIKNQPQLVKSTSHSSGLVELHYRFTAG; from the coding sequence GTGACCGATGTTGTTTTCTACGCTGCCGTATCACTCGATGGCTTTTTAGCCGGTAAAAACGGCGACATGAGTTGGGCAGAAAAATATCTCGGTGGCGACGATGATTTCGGATACCTAGATTTGGTGCGTAATTCATCGGCGATGCTGATGGGCAGAAAAACTTTTGAATTTGAGCTCTCCGCCGGTGCCGACGTAGATCGAATTTTGCCCACCTACGTTTTCACCAGTCAGCCACTGCGCTTCGATGGCCTGGATACATCCAAGGTGAACTTTATCGGTGGCGATCTTCGCGAGGTGGTTCAACACATCAGCAATAAACATCCCGGTCAAATTTTTGTAAGCGGCGGCGCCGAACTTGTTGACGGCCTGCTAACCATGGGCTTACTCGACGAAATGCGGTTATTTATTACCCCCGATCTTCTCGGTCAGGGTTTACGCCTGTTCAAAGGATCGAGGATAAAGAACCAGCCGCAGTTAGTGAAAAGCACAAGCCACAGTTCCGGCTTAGTCGAGTTGCACTATCGATTTACCGCGGGGTGA
- a CDS encoding prenyltransferase, with protein sequence MISQLFWASRPISWINTAYPFAFTYWLITQSISIEMVLGTFFFLIPYNLLMYGINDVFDYESDLRNPRKGSIEGALLAPKFHRATLLISFLTPLPFFIYLLTVGPWSAKVILVLTVFAVVAYSVPKLRFKERPFLDSFTSALHFVGPLAYALALANVSLLDGIALPVLITFMLWGMASHAFGAVQDVMADRMGGVASIATQIGAKNTVRFALVCYLIAIAMIFTIPNANTLMALAFVPYLIVVAPFLNISDEGCADANRGWRKFIWLNYFAGAMITLLVL encoded by the coding sequence ATGATTAGCCAACTATTTTGGGCCTCTCGGCCAATTTCATGGATCAACACCGCTTATCCGTTCGCTTTCACCTACTGGCTAATCACTCAATCAATTTCGATTGAAATGGTTTTGGGAACATTTTTCTTTCTGATTCCGTACAACCTTTTGATGTACGGCATCAACGATGTTTTCGACTACGAGAGCGATCTGCGCAACCCCAGAAAAGGTTCAATTGAAGGGGCATTGCTGGCACCTAAATTTCACCGAGCCACACTGCTGATTTCGTTTTTGACACCGCTCCCCTTCTTTATTTACCTACTCACGGTGGGCCCTTGGTCAGCCAAGGTGATTTTGGTTCTGACGGTTTTTGCGGTGGTCGCCTACAGCGTTCCAAAATTGCGTTTCAAGGAGCGCCCGTTTTTAGATTCGTTTACGTCGGCGTTGCACTTTGTTGGGCCGCTGGCTTACGCATTGGCATTGGCTAACGTCTCGCTGCTCGATGGAATTGCCCTGCCAGTTCTGATCACTTTCATGCTCTGGGGTATGGCCTCACATGCTTTCGGGGCCGTACAGGATGTGATGGCTGACCGGATGGGTGGTGTCGCTTCGATTGCCACTCAGATCGGGGCAAAAAATACCGTTCGCTTTGCACTGGTCTGCTACCTGATCGCAATCGCGATGATTTTCACGATTCCCAACGCCAACACTCTGATGGCTTTGGCTTTCGTGCCTTACCTAATCGTGGTGGCACCATTTTTGAACATCAGCGACGAAGGCTGTGCTGACGCAAATCGTGGTTGGCGAAAATTTATTTGGCTCAACTACTTTGCTGGAGCCATGATTACCCTGCTGGTTCTCTAG
- the crtI gene encoding phytoene desaturase family protein: MTQKTAVVVGGGIAGLATACLLAKSGMKVTVLEAREKVGGRAYLWEQDGFKFDMGPSWYLMPEAFEQFFKLMGTTAEKELDLVRLDPAYQTRNEGYGDKLIVRESLEENKKLFDAIEPGAGERLQNYVDSAEDAYKLSIKHFLYTNFKDARSFVHPEVLSRAARFIRHLLTPLDKFAAQHVTDKRLRKILNFPAVFLGASPYDTPSMYHLMTHVDMNVGVFYPMGGLYTVIEAIERLAKQHGVDIRVNSKVTKIETDRGVATGVRVGDAVFSADLVIGNADLHHIETKLLSEKDQTLPEKYWRDKVPGPSALLLYLGVKGKIPQLDHHTLLYADDWDKNFADVFISAKDRRNGKESIIPNPASLYICAPSITDPTVAPEGYENLFVLVPIAADPKLGKGGINGSGDAEFEAAADRIIDQIAAWCEIPDLKERIVLRRTMGPQDFVDDLNAWSGTALGMAHTLMQSAFFRPKNRSKKVSNLFYAGHHSIPGIGLPMCLIGAELVYKHLVDDRSSGPIQHELKPLPESAWKGLR, from the coding sequence ATGACTCAAAAAACCGCAGTAGTAGTTGGCGGCGGTATCGCCGGACTCGCAACAGCCTGCTTGCTCGCGAAATCTGGAATGAAGGTCACCGTTCTTGAAGCACGCGAAAAAGTTGGCGGTCGCGCCTATTTGTGGGAACAGGATGGCTTCAAATTTGACATGGGCCCAAGCTGGTACTTGATGCCCGAGGCTTTCGAGCAGTTTTTCAAACTAATGGGCACCACCGCCGAAAAAGAGTTAGACCTGGTGCGTCTTGACCCCGCTTATCAAACACGCAACGAGGGCTACGGCGACAAGCTGATCGTTCGCGAATCACTGGAAGAGAACAAGAAGCTTTTCGACGCGATCGAACCCGGCGCTGGCGAGCGCCTGCAAAACTATGTTGACTCAGCCGAGGATGCCTACAAACTGTCGATCAAGCATTTTCTGTACACGAACTTCAAGGATGCCCGCTCGTTTGTTCACCCAGAGGTTCTGTCTCGAGCGGCCCGTTTCATCCGTCACCTGCTGACTCCGCTAGACAAATTTGCGGCCCAGCACGTGACTGACAAGCGCCTACGCAAAATTCTCAATTTCCCAGCGGTATTTCTGGGAGCATCGCCTTACGACACCCCGAGCATGTACCACCTGATGACTCACGTAGATATGAATGTCGGAGTCTTTTATCCGATGGGGGGTCTTTACACCGTCATCGAAGCAATCGAGCGTTTAGCCAAACAGCACGGCGTTGACATCCGAGTTAATTCAAAAGTCACCAAAATTGAAACCGACCGTGGCGTGGCCACCGGGGTTCGAGTAGGCGATGCTGTTTTCAGTGCCGATCTGGTAATTGGCAACGCCGATTTGCACCACATCGAAACCAAGCTGTTGTCTGAAAAAGACCAGACTCTGCCAGAAAAGTACTGGCGTGACAAAGTTCCCGGCCCATCCGCCCTATTGCTCTACCTAGGCGTCAAGGGAAAGATTCCGCAACTCGATCACCACACTCTGCTTTACGCAGATGACTGGGACAAGAACTTTGCCGATGTTTTCATCTCGGCCAAAGACCGTCGCAACGGTAAAGAGAGCATTATCCCTAATCCGGCGTCGCTTTACATTTGCGCGCCGAGTATTACCGACCCAACCGTTGCTCCTGAAGGCTATGAGAACCTTTTCGTTCTAGTTCCAATTGCGGCCGATCCAAAGCTTGGTAAGGGCGGCATTAACGGCTCTGGTGACGCCGAGTTTGAAGCAGCGGCCGATCGGATTATCGATCAGATTGCCGCTTGGTGTGAAATTCCCGACCTCAAAGAACGCATCGTTTTGCGACGCACCATGGGGCCACAAGATTTCGTCGACGATTTGAATGCCTGGTCTGGAACCGCGCTGGGCATGGCTCACACCCTGATGCAGAGTGCTTTTTTCCGGCCAAAGAATCGCAGCAAAAAAGTAAGCAACCTGTTCTACGCCGGTCACCACTCGATTCCCGGTATTGGTTTGCCAATGTGCCTAATCGGCGCCGAGTTGGTTTACAAGCACTTGGTTGACGACCGCAGTAGTGGCCCGATTCAGCATGAATTGAAGCCGTTGCCAGAGAGCGCTTGGAAGGGCCTTCGCTAA
- a CDS encoding lycopene cyclase domain-containing protein has product MGFVYLGALIVAIAGSYALDYRHRLALSVNRRYFCPLLVGVAFFLAWDIAGINLGIFFRGEGDLLSGILLGPELPLEEVFFLFLLNYNGLLLLRAALRKWPA; this is encoded by the coding sequence TTGGGCTTCGTTTATCTGGGTGCTCTGATAGTTGCCATAGCCGGCAGCTATGCCCTGGATTATCGACACCGCTTGGCACTTTCGGTCAATCGCAGGTACTTCTGCCCACTTCTGGTTGGTGTTGCCTTTTTTCTCGCCTGGGACATCGCCGGCATAAATCTAGGAATCTTTTTCCGCGGTGAAGGCGATCTGCTCAGCGGAATTTTGCTGGGCCCGGAATTGCCTTTGGAAGAAGTTTTCTTTCTGTTCCTGCTGAACTACAACGGGTTGTTGCTGCTTCGCGCTGCACTTAGAAAGTGGCCAGCATGA
- a CDS encoding lycopene cyclase domain-containing protein → MTYALLNLVFLAGLGVVALVLRKQLPWRAISVATLVLVLLTAVFDNLIILTGIVAYDPSLISGIKIGVAPIEDFAYAVATPTLLSIAISLTRGRTRSND, encoded by the coding sequence ATGACCTACGCCCTGTTGAATTTAGTTTTCTTAGCCGGCCTCGGTGTGGTTGCCCTGGTCCTTAGAAAACAACTGCCCTGGCGCGCGATTTCCGTAGCAACTTTGGTGCTGGTTTTGCTCACCGCGGTGTTCGATAATCTCATCATTCTCACCGGCATCGTGGCATACGACCCGAGCCTAATTTCGGGGATAAAAATTGGCGTCGCCCCCATCGAAGACTTCGCCTACGCGGTGGCCACACCGACGCTTTTATCGATAGCAATTTCACTGACTCGGGGAAGAACCCGGTCAAATGATTAG
- a CDS encoding SprT-like domain-containing protein, producing the protein MQLTEAKILELAYQPELAIAQLTAVFDRQEQEQFDVAVEVADLPTIARLENIGFQLGRQFNSGKTRMQRMRLDRFSFIRTQAEIKIAEHLDPAIWSFGFDSAKRRAGLCDYTNSKITISKYFAQIHSVDETMQVVLHEIAHGICGKKAGHTKKWLTVAKSIGYRAEKFTGTQIAAETARWVGTCAAGHAHYRYRKPTRPMSCALCSPKYSRFHLIGWNEREL; encoded by the coding sequence ATGCAGTTGACCGAAGCAAAGATTCTTGAATTGGCTTATCAGCCAGAACTTGCTATTGCCCAATTAACCGCGGTTTTCGATCGGCAAGAGCAAGAGCAGTTCGATGTCGCAGTTGAAGTTGCAGACCTACCAACAATTGCTCGGCTCGAGAACATCGGATTTCAACTGGGGAGACAGTTCAACTCGGGCAAAACGCGAATGCAAAGAATGCGGCTCGATCGATTCAGTTTCATTCGAACTCAAGCTGAAATAAAAATCGCCGAGCACCTAGATCCGGCGATTTGGAGTTTTGGTTTTGATTCGGCTAAGCGCCGGGCCGGGCTCTGTGATTACACAAACTCGAAAATCACCATCTCAAAGTATTTTGCTCAGATTCACTCCGTGGATGAAACCATGCAGGTGGTGCTGCATGAAATCGCTCACGGCATCTGTGGCAAAAAAGCCGGGCACACCAAAAAATGGCTGACGGTGGCTAAGTCGATTGGTTATCGGGCCGAAAAATTTACCGGCACCCAAATCGCTGCAGAAACGGCTCGCTGGGTCGGCACCTGCGCCGCGGGGCATGCTCACTATCGCTACCGAAAACCAACTAGACCCATGTCTTGCGCGCTGTGTTCGCCAAAATACTCTCGTTTTCACCTAATCGGTTGGAACGAACGCGAGCTCTAG
- the ilvC gene encoding ketol-acid reductoisomerase — protein sequence MAEIFYDKDADLSIIQGRKVAVLGFGSQGHAHSQNLKDSGVDVVVGLPEGSKSKAKAEEAGLKVLTPAEASAWADVIVVLAPDPRQRDLYNDHIAQHLTPGKALVFGHGFAIRFGYITAPEGVDVFLVAPKGPGHLVRREYEGGRGVPNLIAIHQDASGNAFDVALSYSKAIGGTRAGTIKTTFAEETETDLFGEQAVLCGGASQLIQYGFETLTEAGYQPEVAYFEVLHELKLIVDLMYEGGIAKQRWSVSDTAEYGDYISGPRVIGPEVKERMRDVLTDIQDGTFARRFVADQDAGAPEFQALRAKGEAHPIEAVGRELRKLFSWIKTSDDYQEGSASR from the coding sequence TTGGCTGAAATCTTTTACGACAAGGATGCAGACCTCTCGATCATTCAGGGTCGCAAGGTAGCAGTTCTTGGCTTCGGCTCACAGGGACACGCACACTCACAGAACCTGAAAGACTCAGGTGTCGACGTGGTTGTGGGTCTGCCGGAAGGCTCAAAGTCAAAGGCTAAGGCTGAAGAAGCCGGCCTCAAGGTGCTTACCCCAGCTGAGGCTTCGGCTTGGGCCGATGTAATCGTTGTTCTCGCACCAGACCCTCGTCAGCGCGACCTTTACAACGACCACATTGCTCAGCACCTAACCCCTGGCAAGGCTCTTGTCTTTGGTCACGGTTTCGCAATCCGTTTTGGTTACATTACCGCCCCAGAGGGTGTGGATGTATTCCTAGTTGCACCTAAGGGACCAGGTCACCTTGTTCGCCGCGAATACGAGGGCGGCCGTGGTGTACCAAACCTAATCGCTATCCACCAGGATGCCTCAGGCAACGCTTTTGACGTTGCTCTTTCATACTCGAAGGCTATCGGTGGAACCCGCGCTGGAACCATCAAGACCACATTCGCAGAAGAGACTGAGACCGACTTGTTCGGTGAGCAGGCTGTTCTCTGCGGTGGTGCATCTCAGCTAATCCAGTACGGTTTCGAGACTCTAACCGAGGCCGGTTACCAGCCTGAGGTTGCTTACTTCGAGGTGCTTCACGAGTTGAAGCTAATCGTTGACCTAATGTACGAGGGCGGCATTGCCAAGCAGCGCTGGTCAGTATCAGACACCGCCGAGTACGGTGACTACATTTCTGGCCCACGCGTTATCGGCCCAGAGGTTAAAGAGCGCATGCGCGATGTTCTAACCGACATCCAGGACGGCACTTTCGCCCGTCGCTTTGTTGCTGACCAGGATGCTGGCGCACCAGAGTTCCAGGCACTTCGTGCCAAGGGCGAGGCTCACCCAATTGAGGCTGTCGGTCGCGAACTACGCAAGTTGTTCTCGTGGATCAAGACCTCGGATGACTACCAAGAAGGTTCAGCTTCTCGCTAA